One part of the Olleya sp. YS genome encodes these proteins:
- a CDS encoding aldose 1-epimerase family protein, with the protein MYQLSNNYLNIGVLPKGAELCQINAVNNNNQFMWHADPNIWGSFAPNLFPIIGCLKEDQYMFNNTKYTMPKHGFVRHNTDIKLVSQTENSLVFSLLYNEDLLKLFPFKFEFIITYTLKDNTLEVNHTVKNLDNQTIYFSVGGHPAFKCPLYKDEDYTDYSLVFETNETAETYLLNTQNGLLTDKTKPVFTTKNSIQLRPDIFNEDALIFKDLISKKVALVSKTHGEILSVSLKDFDYLGIWAKPNAPYVCIEPWLGIADHEQTTQQLTKKEGIITLPANKTFSASYNIQIHERHLG; encoded by the coding sequence ATGTATCAACTTTCAAATAATTATTTAAATATTGGTGTACTACCAAAAGGCGCAGAACTTTGTCAAATTAATGCGGTTAACAATAACAACCAATTTATGTGGCATGCAGACCCAAACATTTGGGGAAGTTTTGCACCAAACCTATTCCCTATTATTGGTTGTTTAAAAGAAGATCAATATATGTTTAACAATACAAAATATACGATGCCAAAACATGGTTTTGTTAGACATAATACAGATATCAAGCTGGTTTCTCAAACGGAAAATAGTTTGGTGTTTAGTTTATTATATAATGAGGATTTATTAAAACTATTTCCTTTTAAATTTGAATTCATTATAACTTATACCTTAAAAGACAACACTTTAGAAGTTAACCACACAGTTAAAAATTTAGATAATCAAACTATATATTTTTCGGTTGGTGGACATCCTGCTTTTAAATGTCCCTTGTATAAAGATGAAGATTATACAGACTATAGTCTAGTTTTTGAAACCAATGAGACTGCAGAAACTTACTTATTAAATACCCAAAATGGTTTGTTAACCGACAAAACAAAACCAGTATTTACAACTAAAAATAGTATACAATTAAGACCAGATATATTTAATGAAGATGCACTAATTTTTAAAGATTTAATCTCCAAAAAAGTGGCATTAGTAAGCAAAACACATGGCGAAATTTTAAGCGTATCGCTTAAAGATTTTGATTATTTGGGGATTTGGGCAAAACCAAATGCGCCATACGTTTGTATAGAACCTTGGTTAGGTATAGCAGATCATGAGCAGACCACACAACAACTCACCAAAAAAGAAGGAATTATTACTTTACCAGCAAACAAAACTTTTAGTGCCAGTTACAACATTCAAATACACGAGCGTCATTTAGGGTAA
- a CDS encoding DEAD/DEAH box helicase has product MTFRDLNLNTPLYNAIDDLGFTTPTPIQAEAFNVVASGKDMVGIAQTGTGKTFAYMLPILKNLKFSKQDNPRILILVPTRELVVQVVDEIEKLAKYINVRVLGVYGGTNINTQKQAVAQGQDIIVATPGRLYDLAVSRVLQLKSLQRLVIDEVDVMLDLGFRHQLINIFDILPERRQNIMFSATMTEDVDHLITDFFTAPEKVSIAISGTPLENIAQTKYSVPNYYTKLNLLVHLFQDAETFNKVLVFVSNKRMADRLFEALDEFFKEELCVIHSNKTQNYRLRSIEQFREGVNRILVATDVMARGLDIDNVSHVINFDTPDYPENYMHRIGRTGRAEREGQAIIFSTEKEQDSLEKIETLMQMEIPKLEIPEGVKISEELIEEERTVIKERNNPTKRKKDDDAPGPAFHEKSAKNSKENLGGSYKFKIAAKYKKPKTRGDKNYNKRNKKK; this is encoded by the coding sequence TTGACCTTTAGAGATTTAAATTTAAACACACCTTTATATAACGCTATAGACGACTTAGGCTTTACTACACCTACGCCTATTCAGGCAGAAGCTTTTAATGTGGTTGCTAGCGGTAAAGATATGGTAGGTATTGCACAAACTGGTACTGGTAAAACCTTTGCCTATATGCTACCTATACTTAAAAATCTTAAATTTTCTAAGCAAGATAATCCTCGTATTTTAATATTAGTACCTACAAGAGAATTAGTCGTTCAAGTGGTTGACGAGATAGAAAAATTAGCCAAATACATAAATGTAAGAGTATTAGGTGTCTATGGAGGAACCAATATCAATACCCAAAAACAAGCAGTTGCACAAGGTCAAGATATTATTGTAGCTACTCCTGGACGTTTATACGATTTGGCTGTTAGTAGAGTACTTCAACTTAAATCCTTACAACGTTTAGTGATTGACGAAGTAGATGTCATGCTAGATTTAGGATTTAGACATCAGTTAATTAATATTTTTGATATTCTTCCAGAACGTCGACAAAACATTATGTTTTCTGCAACTATGACGGAAGATGTGGACCATTTAATTACCGACTTTTTTACAGCTCCAGAAAAGGTATCTATTGCAATTTCGGGTACACCTTTAGAAAATATAGCACAAACCAAATACAGTGTCCCAAATTATTATACAAAACTAAATTTGTTAGTACACCTATTTCAAGATGCTGAAACTTTTAATAAAGTTTTAGTTTTTGTTTCTAACAAACGTATGGCTGACCGTTTATTTGAAGCTTTAGACGAGTTTTTTAAAGAAGAATTATGTGTTATTCACTCCAATAAAACACAGAACTACAGATTACGAAGTATCGAGCAATTTAGAGAAGGTGTTAACCGTATTTTGGTGGCAACAGATGTTATGGCTCGTGGTTTAGATATTGACAATGTATCACACGTAATTAACTTTGACACACCAGATTATCCAGAAAACTATATGCACCGAATTGGTCGAACAGGTCGTGCTGAGCGCGAAGGTCAAGCCATTATTTTTTCTACTGAAAAAGAGCAAGATTCATTAGAGAAAATTGAAACATTGATGCAAATGGAGATTCCAAAATTGGAGATTCCTGAAGGTGTAAAAATCTCAGAAGAGTTAATTGAAGAAGAACGTACAGTAATTAAAGAACGTAACAATCCAACAAAACGCAAAAAAGACGACGATGCTCCTGGTCCTGCATTTCACGAAAAATCTGCCAAGAACAGTAAAGAAAATTTAGGTGGTAGCTATAAATTTAAAATTGCTGCTAAGTATAAAAAGCCTAAGACTAGAGGTGATAAAAATTATAATAAGCGAAATAAAAAGAAGTGA
- a CDS encoding DUF2721 domain-containing protein: protein MNELTLSTPALLFSAISLIMLAYTNRFLAYANVVRSLKERYLKEKDDTLLEQIINLKKRLFLTRSMQIYGITSLLLCVLTMFLIYVEQQIIAVWVFGLALVLLIISLAYLIKEIQISVDALNHHLSDIETKLNNTKK from the coding sequence ATGAATGAATTAACCTTATCCACACCAGCTTTATTATTTTCAGCAATCTCTTTAATCATGTTAGCTTACACTAATCGGTTTTTAGCGTATGCAAATGTTGTACGTAGCTTAAAAGAACGCTATTTAAAAGAAAAAGACGATACCTTATTAGAGCAGATTATTAACTTAAAAAAGCGCTTATTTTTAACCAGATCCATGCAGATTTATGGTATTACAAGTTTATTGCTTTGCGTTTTAACTATGTTTTTAATTTATGTAGAACAGCAAATTATAGCAGTTTGGGTGTTTGGTTTAGCACTAGTCTTACTAATCATTTCTTTAGCTTATTTAATAAAAGAAATACAAATTTCTGTAGATGCTTTAAATCATCATCTAAGCGATATTGAAACTAAATTAAATAATACAAAAAAATAA
- the lpdA gene encoding dihydrolipoyl dehydrogenase, producing the protein MSQYDVAIIGSGPGGYVAAIRCAQLGMKTAIIEKYSTLGGTCLNVGCIPSKALLASSHHYEEATKHFEEHGIEIPGDIKVNLEKMIGRKQAVVDQTTGGIDFLMKKNNIDVFEGVGSFKDATHIKIEGKDAGDIEAKNIIIATGSKPSNLPFIKLDKERVITSTEALKLKEIPKHMIVIGGGVIGLELGQVYRRLGSEVTVIEYMDRILPTMDAALSKELNKVFKKAKFKMMMSHKVQSVERKGDEVIVKAENKKGEVVEFKGDYCLVSVGRKPYTDGLNAEAAGVKLTDRGQVEVNEHLQTNVSNIYAIGDVVKGAMLAHKAEEEGVFVAETIAGQKPHIDYNLIPGVVYTWPEVAAVGKTEEELKEAGAEYKVGQFPFRALGRARAGGDLDGFVKILADKKTDEVLGIHMIGARCADLIAEAVTAMEFRASAEDISRMSHAHPTYAEAIKEAALAATEYRALHV; encoded by the coding sequence ATGAGTCAATACGATGTAGCAATAATAGGTTCAGGTCCTGGTGGATATGTAGCAGCAATACGTTGCGCACAATTAGGAATGAAAACTGCAATTATCGAGAAATATTCTACACTAGGTGGAACTTGTTTAAATGTTGGATGTATCCCAAGTAAAGCCTTATTAGCATCTTCGCACCATTATGAAGAAGCAACCAAGCATTTTGAAGAACACGGAATTGAAATTCCGGGAGATATTAAAGTGAATTTAGAAAAAATGATTGGTCGTAAGCAAGCTGTTGTAGACCAAACTACTGGTGGCATTGACTTTTTAATGAAAAAAAACAATATTGATGTTTTTGAAGGTGTTGGTAGTTTTAAAGATGCGACTCACATTAAGATTGAAGGGAAAGATGCAGGAGATATTGAAGCTAAAAACATCATTATTGCAACAGGTAGTAAACCATCAAACTTACCATTTATTAAATTAGATAAAGAACGTGTTATAACATCTACTGAAGCCTTAAAACTTAAAGAAATCCCTAAACACATGATAGTGATTGGTGGAGGTGTTATAGGTTTAGAGCTAGGTCAAGTATACAGACGATTAGGCTCTGAGGTTACTGTGATCGAGTACATGGACAGAATTTTACCAACCATGGACGCAGCATTATCTAAAGAGTTAAATAAAGTCTTTAAAAAGGCGAAGTTTAAAATGATGATGTCTCACAAAGTACAGTCTGTAGAGCGTAAAGGTGATGAGGTAATTGTAAAAGCTGAAAACAAAAAAGGTGAGGTTGTCGAGTTTAAAGGCGACTATTGTTTAGTGTCAGTTGGACGTAAACCATATACAGATGGTTTAAATGCTGAAGCTGCAGGTGTAAAATTAACAGACAGAGGACAAGTTGAAGTTAATGAGCATTTACAAACTAACGTTTCTAACATCTACGCAATTGGTGATGTTGTAAAAGGCGCGATGTTAGCACATAAAGCTGAAGAAGAAGGTGTTTTTGTAGCCGAAACAATTGCTGGTCAAAAACCACATATAGATTATAACTTAATTCCTGGTGTCGTGTACACATGGCCAGAAGTTGCTGCTGTTGGTAAAACAGAGGAAGAATTAAAAGAAGCTGGAGCAGAATATAAAGTTGGTCAATTCCCATTTAGAGCGTTAGGTCGTGCTAGAGCAGGAGGAGATTTAGATGGATTTGTAAAAATCCTTGCCGATAAAAAAACAGACGAAGTCTTAGGAATACACATGATTGGTGCACGTTGTGCCGATTTAATTGCAGAAGCAGTTACAGCTATGGAATTTAGAGCGTCTGCTGAAGATATCTCGCGTATGTCTCATGCACATCCAACATATGCAGAAGCTATAAAAGAAGCAGCTTTAGCAGCAACGGAATATCGTGCTTTGCATGTTTAA
- a CDS encoding Lrp/AsnC family transcriptional regulator encodes MRFDATDRKLLQLLQNDSKQTNKELSNKLNLSVTAVFERIKKLENNGVINKYVALVKKEKIDKSFVAFCHIKLSQHIQEYVVQFEKEVAKLTEVLECHHISGDYDYLLKVMVKDMEAFREFMVEKLTNINHIGSTHSMFVISEVKNTTAIPV; translated from the coding sequence ATGAGATTTGACGCAACTGACAGAAAGCTTTTACAACTATTGCAAAACGACAGTAAACAAACCAATAAAGAGTTATCCAACAAACTAAATTTGTCTGTAACTGCAGTTTTTGAGCGCATAAAAAAACTTGAAAATAATGGTGTTATTAATAAATACGTCGCTTTAGTTAAAAAGGAAAAAATTGATAAAAGTTTTGTGGCTTTTTGCCATATTAAACTCTCACAACACATTCAAGAATATGTGGTGCAATTTGAAAAAGAAGTCGCTAAGCTAACAGAAGTATTAGAGTGTCATCATATAAGTGGTGACTATGATTATCTACTAAAAGTTATGGTCAAAGACATGGAAGCGTTTAGAGAGTTTATGGTAGAAAAATTAACCAATATTAACCATATTGGTAGTACGCATAGTATGTTTGTGATTAGCGAGGTTAAAAATACAACTGCAATTCCTGTATAA
- a CDS encoding aminotransferase class I/II-fold pyridoxal phosphate-dependent enzyme has protein sequence MTFKPANNIQDLQYFGEFGGVNPSISDSSTYTFLSAKTMFDTFEGNADGCYLYSRHSTPSNLYLGEALAAMEGTETANVTASGMGAITPVLMQLCGAGEHIVSSRTIYGGTYAFLKNFTPRFGIDTTFVDITKLELVEAAITPKTKVLYCESVSNPLLEVADIAGLAKLAKKHHLTLVVDNTFSPLSISPAELGADVVIHSLTKFINGSSDTVGGVICGTQEFINDLRNVNDGACMLLGSTMDSLRAASVLKNLRTLHIRMQQHSKNGQFLAEKFEALGLKTVYPGLASHTSHNLFKSMMNKQYGFGGMLTIDLGSLDKANALMELMQEKNLGYLAVSLGFYKTLFSAPGSSTSSEIPEDEQAAMGLSDGLIRFSIGLDADIERTYQMMKACMEELNVI, from the coding sequence ATGACATTTAAGCCAGCTAATAATATTCAAGATTTACAATATTTTGGAGAATTTGGAGGTGTAAATCCTTCAATATCTGACTCGTCTACCTACACCTTCTTATCAGCAAAAACCATGTTTGACACCTTTGAAGGTAACGCAGATGGATGTTATTTGTACTCTAGACACTCTACACCTTCTAACCTATATTTAGGTGAAGCTTTAGCAGCTATGGAAGGTACAGAAACTGCAAACGTTACAGCATCAGGAATGGGAGCCATTACTCCTGTTTTAATGCAATTATGTGGTGCTGGAGAACACATAGTATCTAGCAGAACTATTTATGGTGGTACCTATGCGTTTTTGAAAAATTTTACACCTAGATTTGGTATAGACACCACTTTTGTAGACATCACTAAATTAGAGCTTGTAGAGGCTGCAATAACTCCAAAAACCAAAGTATTGTACTGCGAGTCTGTTAGTAATCCGTTATTGGAAGTTGCAGATATTGCTGGATTAGCTAAACTAGCCAAAAAGCATCATTTAACATTGGTTGTTGATAATACGTTTTCACCTTTATCCATCTCACCAGCAGAATTAGGTGCAGATGTCGTGATACACAGTTTAACTAAATTTATAAATGGATCTAGTGACACGGTTGGTGGAGTTATTTGTGGTACGCAAGAATTTATAAATGACCTCAGAAACGTTAACGATGGTGCTTGTATGTTACTAGGAAGCACTATGGATAGTTTACGTGCTGCTTCAGTTTTAAAAAACTTAAGAACATTGCATATTAGAATGCAACAACACAGCAAAAACGGACAGTTTTTAGCAGAAAAATTTGAAGCTTTGGGATTAAAAACAGTCTATCCAGGTTTAGCATCGCATACATCTCATAATTTATTTAAAAGCATGATGAATAAGCAATATGGTTTTGGTGGTATGCTAACTATTGACCTTGGGTCTTTAGATAAAGCTAATGCGTTAATGGAATTGATGCAAGAAAAAAACTTGGGTTATTTAGCAGTAAGTTTAGGGTTTTATAAAACCTTATTCTCTGCTCCAGGAAGCTCCACATCTTCAGAAATCCCAGAAGATGAACAAGCAGCAATGGGATTAAGCGATGGATTGATTAGATTTTCTATTGGTTTAGATGCAGATATCGAGCGTACCTACCAAATGATGAAAGCGTGTATGGAAGAACTGAATGTGA